One segment of Rosa chinensis cultivar Old Blush chromosome 6, RchiOBHm-V2, whole genome shotgun sequence DNA contains the following:
- the LOC112172235 gene encoding probable flavin-containing monooxygenase 1 — protein MGKKVAIIGAGISGLLACKYTLSKGFQPIVFESSSTIGGVWTKTIKSTKLQTPKAVYQFSDFPWPSSVTEDFPKQHQVMDYIQSYAQHFDLLRHIKFNTKVCGIEYEGPSEDEMQSWSLWGGTGEPFSSKGKWKVMVEDKQSPSTEVYLVDFVVLCIGRFSGIPNIPKFPPNKGPEEFHGDVIHSMEYASKDHESAAEFVKGKQVTVVGFQKSALDIAMECSNANGVEHPCTVLYKTEHWNVPARVPLEYLYLNRFSELLVHKPGEGLLLSLLATILSPLRWAFSKFVESYIDKKLGLSKYGMVPKHSFLQEISSCLISTVPEKFYDRVQEGSILLKKSPKSFSFCREGILVEGENSPVKTDLVILATGFRGDEKLKDIFVSPTFQDYIAGSPKSILPLYRECIHARIPQLAVIGFSVSISTLHTSEMRCRWLAELLGGTFKVPSIKEMEKDVKQWDEYAKRYSGKYYRRSCVGALHIWYNDQLCKDMGWNPKRKQGLLAELFEPYGPTDYISS, from the exons ATGGGGAAGAAGGTGGCCATAATAGGAGCTGGGATCAGTGGCCTTCTTGCCTGCAAGTACACCCTTTCAAAGGGCTTTCAACCCATCGTGTTCGAATCCTCGAGCACCATCGGAGGGGTATGGaccaaaactattaagagtacCAAGCTCCAAACTCCTAAAGCAGTCTACCAATTCTCAGATTTTCCATGGCCTTCTTCAGTGACAGAGGACTTTCCAAAGCAGCATCAAGTTATGGATTACATCCAATCATACGCTCAACATTTCGACTTGCTCAGGCACATCAAATTCAATACCAAAGTGTGTGGTATAGAGTATGAAGGCCCATCTGAGGATGAGATGCAATCATGGAGTCTCTGGGGCGGCACCGGTGAGCCTTTCAGCTCGAAAGGGAAATGGAAAGTTATGGTAGAAGACAAACAAAGCCCTTCAACTGAG GTTTACTTGGTGGACTTTGTAGTCCTCTGCATTGGACGATTCAGTGGTATTCCAAACATTCCTAAATTTCCTCCGAACAAGGGTCCAGAAGAATTTCATGGTGATGTCATACACTCGATGGAATATGCTTCCAAGGATCATGAAAGCGCGGCTGAATTTGTGAAAGGAAAGCAAGTAACAGTTGTTGGGTTTCAGAAATCTGCATTGGACATTGCAATGGAGTGCTCAAATGCAAATG GGGTAGAACATCCATGTACAGTGTTGTACAAGACAGAACACTGGAATGTTCCTGCCCGTGTGCCTCTCGAATACCTATACCTCAATCGCTTCTCGGAGCTTTTGGTTCATAAGCCTGGTGAAGGCCTCCTACTCAGTCTCCTTGCAACAATTCTTTCACCTCTG AGATGGGCATTTTCAAAATTTGTTGAAAGCTACATAGATAAGAAGCTTGGATTATCCAAGTATGGAATGGTACCTAAGCATAGTTTCCTTCAAGAAATCAGTTCCTGTCTGATCTCAACCGTGCCTGAAAAATTCTATGACCGAGTCCAAGAAGGAAGTATTTTACTTAAGAAATCTCCCAAAAGCTTCAGCTTTTGCCGAGAAGGCATTTTGGTTGAAGGAGAAAACTCCCCTGTAAAGACAGATTTGGTCATATTGGCTACTGGATTTAGAGGTGATGAGAAGCTTAAAGACATCTTTGTGTCACCAACATTTCAAGACTACATAGCTGGATCACCTAAGTCCATTTTACCTCTCTACAG GGAATGCATCCATGCACGAATTCCACAACTAGCTGTAATTGGATTCTCCGTGAGTATCTCAACCTTGCACACATCAGAGATGAGGTGCAGATGGCTAGCAGAGCTTCTTGGAGGCACATTCAAGGTACCAAGCataaaagaaatggagaaagatGTGAAACAGTGGGATGAGTATGCCAAGCGATACTCCGGAAAATACTACCGGAGATCATGCGTCGGAGCGCTTCACATATGGTACAATGACCAATTGTGCAAGGATATGGGATGGAATCCGAAAAGGAAGCAGGGACTTCTTGCTGAACTATTTGAGCCTTATGGCCCAACGGATTATATTTCCTCTTAA
- the LOC112171387 gene encoding cytochrome P450 CYP736A12, producing MAPTAATTRPTASAKLRSATGNRWAATAVLWNLNDAIIPFSQGLTKRLKKISKTIDQLLEKIIDEHEQVANTRSGKQGHEYFLDVLLSLTNQQLNPNDEQVHFLDQTNVKAILLDMITAAFDTSATLIVWSLAELLRHPRIMKNLQEELQSVVGMDRMVEESDLPKLDYLSMVVKESFRLHPVAPLLIPHEPIEDITINGYDIPKKSRIIVNIWSIGRDPNVWSENVEEFYSERLMNSNIDLRGHDFQLIPFGSGRRGCPGMQLGLTTVRLVLAQLVHCFNWELPNGLVPQDLDMSEDFVLSLSKAKHLLAKPTYRLM from the exons ATGGCTCCGACAGCTGCTACAACTAGGCCCACAGCCAGCGCAAAGCTCCGCTCCGCAACCGGAAACCGCTGGGCAGCCACCGCTG TACTCTGGAATCTTAATGATGCAATAATTCCTTTCTCCCAGGGATTGACCAAGCGCTTAAAGAAAATTAGCAAGACGATCGATCAACTCCTGGAGAAGATAATAGACGAGCATGAACAAGTTGCCAACACTAGGAGTGGGAAACAAGGCCATGAGTATTTTTTAGACGTGTTGCTTTCATTAACGAACCAACAGTTGAACCCGAATGATGAGCAAGTACACTTTCTTGATCAAACAAATGTGAAAGCCATCTTACTAGATATGATCACGGCGGCTTTTGATACTTCGGCCACATTGATTGTTTGGAGCCTTGCCGAGCTCTTGAGGCATCCAAGGATCATGAAGAATCTCCAAGAAGAGCTCCAAAGTGTGGTTGGTATGGACCGAATGGTGGAAGAATCTGATTTGCCCAAGCTGGATTACTTGAGTATGGTGGTGAAGGAGAGCTTCAGACTACACCCAGTTGCACCGTTACTAATCCCACATGAACCCATCGAGGACATTACAATCAATGGATATGACATTCCCAAGAAATCGCGGATCATAGTAAACATATGGAGCATTGGAAGAGATCCTAATGTTTGGTCCGAAAATGTTGAGGAATTTTATTCTGAAAGGCTCATGAACAGCAATATAGACCTCCGGGGACATGACTTTCAGCTCATCCCATTTGGGTCTGGGCGTAGAGGGTGTCCTGGTATGCAATTAGGACTAACCACAGTTCGGCTAGTTTTGGCACAGCTGGTGCACTGCTTTAACTGGGAGCTCCCAAATGGCTTGGTACCTCAAGACTTGGACATGTCTGAGGATTTCGTCTTATCACTGTCAAAAGCCAAACACTTGCTTGCTAAGCCAACGTACCGTCTTATGTAG